The genomic window GTCGGAATGACCGCGCTAATAGTTCCCCACTGCGACGATGATTCCGACGGGGCCGGTGCATCCAGGTTAAAGCCAAATCAATCAAAGGAAACAAAAAGTGGGACGCCGACATCATGTCGTCGTCCCACCCAAAGCGTTTTTCGAGGCAAGGCCGCGACCCTGCCCCTAGCGCATAACTATGCGGCGCGCGCCTCGTCTTCGAGTCGGCTGACCTCCGCCTCGATCTCCGCGTTCTTCTTCCGCTCACGGAAGAGCTTCTTCGCTTCGCGGCGAATCTCCGCGAGCTCGCGGTCGCGCGCCGCCTTCGTCTGATCCTTTTCAGTGATATCCGTCAGGTCGGCGAATCCTTCGCACTCGTAGATCGCGTGCATGCGCAGCTGCCACAGAACCCGGTCAACCACGACCGCATCCTCCTGGGCGATCCACTTCTTCATCTTCTCGACATCAAATGCCATGAAATCCCTTCCTCCCCGTCTCCCCAAAATGGCTTAGACCTCTACCGTATCAAACTTTCGAAAGATATGCAAGGGGTAAAGTCAAATCAAATATACGAATAGTCGCCCTCACCCGGGGGCAAAAATGGCAAAATTCACACAGCCAGCACCAAGGAAGGTTCGCCCCCAGCCATCGGTAAGGGGGAAGCGTGAAAAATTTATATGCCGCGGGTTATGGACCTAGGCGGGGTCGAGCCATGAAACCTCCTCGGCAACCCCTTTCCCCACCCAAAGCAAAGGAGGGGATCGCGTCCCCCCCCCCTTCATCGCCGCAATCCCCGCGGTGGAACAGGCGTCAGTACAGTTACGGGCCGCCCGGATGTGACAAGTTCAGGGCGCCAGAAGGCAGGACTGCCCCGCCATGCGTGAAGCGCCTAGACGGCCGACCCCGCCCCGACCACGTCTTCTGCTAGGCCCACTCGGCTGGATATTGCTGGTGGTGGCCAACCGACCACGCTGCCCAATCCGCGGATGCCCCCTCGTCGACCACAAGGTCACGACCATCTGCGCTACCACCATGCGGATGTTCATTGCTTAGGCCATCGGCACACAATCGCCGGCACGGAGCTCGCTCAAGAACACGGCCGCCACCGGCCCCTCAGCCATCGATTCCGGCTACCAGCACTCGATGGGCATCCAGAAGGGATGGGCAGGAAGCTAAACCCACCAGGTGAAGCCCCGGGGCGACACGCCCGGGTCAGGCACACTTTTTGTCCCTTACCCCCCCCCCTTTTGCCCCTTAACCCCAGCCTGAAGCGGAAAGCAAAAACCGCACCACCTGTCGGCGGTGCGGTATATGTAGTGGTCCTAGCTGGGTTCGAACCAGCGACCTTTCCGGTGTGAACGGAACGCTCTTCCACTGAGCCATAGGACCGTGCTTGTGCTTAAAACAATCTACCTGACAGTGCTCAAAAATCCCTAATCGGCAGGCCAAGGGGATTCCCGTCGCCACCCAACGGCCCGACCCCTCTGGCAGCGACGCTGAATTACATCCACGTAACTCTCCCGCGTGCCACGGCCGCACTTCTAGCCCTGACCTGGCGATTTGTATTAAAACGCCCAATGCGGATAAAGTCATTTCTCGCACCGCACAAACGGGCACAACGCCCCAGAGTGACAGTGCATGCGGATGTAGCGCAGCTGGTAGCGCATCACCTTGCCAAGGTGAGGGTCGCGAGTTCGAGTCTCGTCATCCGCTCCAAATTCCCTGGTGGAATTTATCCGCGCGATTAGCTCAGCGGTAGAGCACTTCCCCGACACGGAAGGGGTCACTGGTTCAATCCCAGTATCGCGCACAGAGGGTCAAACCTCTACGCGGATGTAGCGCAGCTGGTAGCGCATCACCTTGCCAAGGTGAGGGTCGCGAGTTCGAGTCTCGTCATCCGCTCTGGTAACCTGTAGCTGAGGTTGCCTGAGGTGAAACCTCGACGGTGGGATGGCCGAGTGGTTAGGCAACGGTCTGCAAAACCGTTTACACGGGTTCGATTCCCGTTCTCACCTCAAAGCATCATTGCTTTAAGCGCGATTAGCTCAGCGGTAGAGCACTTCCCCGACACGGAAGGGGTCACTGGTTCAATCCCAGTATCGCGCACAGAGGGTCAAACCTCTACGCGGATGTAGCGCAGCTGGTAGCGCATCACCTTGCCAAGGTGAGGGTCGCGAGTTCGAGTCTCGTCATCCGCTCCACATAACCGCCAGGTAACCCCTGGCGGTTTTTGCGTTGCGTACTCTCATGTTCATGAGCCCCCTACCCGATTCTTTCCCCGACGCCCTCGACGTCGATTCCCTGCTCGGCCCCACCCAGCCGGCCCGTCACCCGGAGCTGCGGGCGATCGCAATCTCCACCATCAACGGCTCCGCGACCGTATCCGGAACGTCGGCGGCGATGGGCAACCCCACCGACGCCGCACTGCTGCAACGAGTCCGGGGGTGGGCGGACGCCATTCTGGTCGGAGCGCAGACGGCGCGATCGGAAGACTACGGGCCCGCCTATCTCAGCGACGGACTCCGCGCGAACAGGCTCTTGGAGGGACTGCCGGCCCTCCCTCGGATGGCCGTGATCTCCCGATCCTTGAATTTCCCGCCCGCGCTGCGCGCCCTGCATGAATTCGACCCCGATTTCCCGCCGTTGGTGCTCACCCCACAACACTCCCTCGATGACGAAAGCCTCGCCGGCCGGCGCGCAGAACTCACCGCCGCCGGGGTGGAACTGGTCGGCACCGGCAGCGGTTCCGCCACTGACATGGTCAATGCGCTGCACGCCCGGGGTCTGTCCCGCATCGCGTGTGAGGGCGGACCCGGCATCTACGCGATGATGTGGGAGGCCGAGCTCATCGACGTCTTGCACCTGACCCTGGAACCGAGGGTGGCGGCGCCCGTCGAAAAGCCGTTGTTCGCCGTCCGACCCGACGGCGGTGGCTTCGCCCATCCCCTGCGCCTGGAAGACGCGCAGGCGACGGCCGACAGCCGACTTTTTCTCCGCTACCGGCGCCTGCACCAAGACGTTTCCTAGGGTGTGGCTGCTGGAACGCCGGCGGCGCCTCGACTAGCGTGAGGGCGTGTCTGTCGCCGTCTCTGCCGCCCCGCCTCCCCTGCTTCCCCCTGGGGCGCGGGCCAACGTCCTCGCCCGCGCGGCCCTCTGGCCGATCGCGGTGCTGCTGGTGGTGCACCGCGTGTTCTTTTTGGCCGCCAACGGTTCGCCCACCGACGATTTCACCACGGTGTATTCCGCCGTCCGCAGGTTTTTGACCGGGGTGCCGGTCTACAACGAGAACTACGCGACGGTGGACCCGCACTACCTGTACAACCCCGGAGCCACGCTGCTGCTCGCCCCGATGGGGATCAGCGCTGACCTGGACGCCTCCCGGGCGGTGTTCATCGTGGTCAACGCGGCCGCCATCGTCATCGCGCTGGCGATCGCCACCCGTTTGGTCGGCCACCGATTGTCCTCGTGGGTGTGGCCCGCGGCCGTGGCGGTCGCGTTCCTCACCGAATCCGTAGTCAACACGTTGGTGTTCTCCAACATCAACGGTGTGCTGCTGTTGGTGTTCACCACCTTTCTGTGGCTGTTTGTGCACGGCCGGCGCTGGTGGGCGGGGCTGATGCTGGGCGTGGCGATCGTCGTCAAGCCCATGTTCGCCCCGGTCTTGCTGTTGCCTGTCCTGCGCCTGGACTGGCGCACCATCG from Corynebacterium maris DSM 45190 includes these protein-coding regions:
- a CDS encoding pyrimidine reductase family protein — protein: MSPLPDSFPDALDVDSLLGPTQPARHPELRAIAISTINGSATVSGTSAAMGNPTDAALLQRVRGWADAILVGAQTARSEDYGPAYLSDGLRANRLLEGLPALPRMAVISRSLNFPPALRALHEFDPDFPPLVLTPQHSLDDESLAGRRAELTAAGVELVGTGSGSATDMVNALHARGLSRIACEGGPGIYAMMWEAELIDVLHLTLEPRVAAPVEKPLFAVRPDGGGFAHPLRLEDAQATADSRLFLRYRRLHQDVS